One segment of Cololabis saira isolate AMF1-May2022 chromosome 9, fColSai1.1, whole genome shotgun sequence DNA contains the following:
- the trim36 gene encoding E3 ubiquitin-protein ligase TRIM36 isoform X1, with protein MSDSDDMTEFASIVERIERGEVPIKNIERELICPICKELFTHPLILPCQHSVCHKCVRELLMLNHEDSFDAGSECSLPGSPRSRVPSPSMERLDRLVRSATVRRSFGSRGSISSPGWRRGSVTPRVTTIPCPGCQHDIDLGERGISMLFRNFTLESIVERYRQAARAAIAIMCNTCKPPHQQEATKSCMDCKASYCNECFKLHHPWGTPKAQHEYVGPTTNFRPKVLMCPEHEMEKVNMYCEVCKRPVCHLCKLGGSHANHKVTTMSSAYKILKEKLAKSIHYLISKEDQVRTQITELDLLISQTEENGQLAERRANEHFERLFETLQERKSEMLRSIEQSRNRRLDHLKGQVEEYQGMLENSGLVGYAQEVLKETDQSCFVQTAKQLHVRIQRATESLKTFHPAGDPCFDEFVLDTSREETLLKEMCFGGVPDPPLIDLSQSRVYNEASICWRLSDDHLPTDHHVLEYRRLKGPSQASSQEDGEDGGVWRATDRLYGPSTVVPDLEPNSLYSFRVRSCRNSMFSPYSPEVTFHTPPAPAFGFLFSDKCGFSAERLILNKRRDTVESVAGMAFLLAAERVQTGSYISVDYIIGDIGISQGRHYWAFKVEPHSYMVKVGVASDTKLLEWFHNPRDTSSPRYDHDSGHDSGSEDTCYEVSQPFTLLTLGMGKLFIPKASSSSSVSSANASTSDPSNRVLPMPQRLGICLDYEASRVYFYDADTMRCLYERQVDCSGTMFPAFGLMGSGKVQLEEFINAKRLTF; from the exons GTCCCTATCAAGAACATTGAGAGGGAGCTGATCTGCCCGATCTGTAAGGAGCTCTTCACCCATCCCCTGATCCTGCCCTGCCAGCACAGCGTATGCCACAAGTGTGTCAGGGAGCTGCTGATGTTGAACCACGAGGACTCCTTCGATGCTGGTTCTGAGTGCTCCCTCCCCGGCAGCCCCAGGTCCAGGGTGCCCTCCCCCTCCATGGAGAGGCTGGACAGGCTTGTGCGATCAG CCACAGTGCGAAGGTCGTTTGGAAGTCGAG GTTCAATCTCATCCCCAGGCTGGCGCAGAGGGTCAGTGACTCCCCGGGTCACCACCATCCCATGCCCGGGCTGCCAGCATGACATTGACCTGGGCGAGCGTGGCATCAGCATGCTGTTCCGAAACTTCACCCTGGAGAGTATTGTGGAGCGCTACCGACAGGCTGCCCGCGCGGCTATCGCAATCATGTGCAACACCTGTAAACCTCCACATCAGCAGGAGGCTACCAAGAGCTGCATGGACTGCAAGGCGAGCTACTGTAATGAGTGTTTCAAGCTGCACCACCCCTGGGGTACGCCCAAAGCCCAGCATGAGTACGTCGGCCCCACCACAAACTTCAGGCCCAAG GTGCTCATGTGTCCGGAGCATGAGATGGAGAAGGTGAACATGTACTGTGAGGTCTGCAAACGACCAGTGTGTCACTTGTGCAAGCTGGGAGGGTCCCATGCCAACCATAAAGTGACCACAATGAGCAGTGCCTACAAGATCCTCAAG gAGAAGCTGGCCAAGAGTATCCATTACCTCATCAGTAAAGAGGACCAGGTCAGGACTCAGATTACTGAGCTTGATCTTCTCATCAGTCAGACTGAG GAAAACGGACAGCTCGCGGAGCGTCGTGCCAATGAGCACTTTGAGCGTCTGTTTGAGACTCTGCAAGAAAGAAAATCTGAAATGCTAAGGTCCATTGAACAGTCTCGTAACCGGCGTCTGGACCACCTGAAAGGCCAG GTGGAGGAGTATCAGGGTATGCTGGAGAACAGTGGTCTAGTGGGATATGCCCAGGAGGTGCTGAAAGAGACTGACCAGTCCTGCTTTGTTCAAACTGCAAAGCAGCTACATGTCAG GATTCAGAGAGCTACAGAGTCTCTGAAGACCTTCCACCCTGCAGGTGACCCCTGTTTTGACGAGTTTGTGCTGGACACGTCCAGAGAAGAGACCCTACTTAAAGAGATGTGCTTCGGCGGAG TTCCAGACCCTCCTCTGATTGACTTGTCCCAGAGCAGAGTCTATAATGAGGCATCAATCTGCTGGAGGCTGTCGGACGACCATCTACCTACAGATCACCATGTGCTTGAATACCGCAG ACTTAAGGGGCCAAGCCAAGCCTCGTCCCAGGAAGATGGTGAGGATGGCGGAGTCTGGAGGGCTACAGACAGGTTGTACGGACCCAGCACTGTGGTGCCGGATCTGGAGCCTAACAGCCTGTACTCCTTCAGAGTTCGAAGCTGCAGGAACTCCATGTTCAGTCCTTACAGCCCTGAGGTCACCTTCCACACGCCACCTGCTCCTG CTTTCGGCTTCCTGTTCAGTGACAAGTGTGGATTCAGCGCGGAGCGGCTCATTCTGAACAAGCGTCGAGACACTGTGGAGAGTGTGGCCGGCATGGCCTTCCTCCTCGCAGCAGAACGTGTGCAGACAGGCAGCTACATCAGCGTAGATTACATAATTGGGGACATCGGTATCTCTCAGGGCAG ACATTATTGGGCCTTTAAGGTGGAACCGCATTCGTACATGGTTAAAGTTGGAGTGGCCTCCGACACCAAGCTTCTTGAATGGTTTCACAATCCGAGAGATACCAGCAGCCCAAG GTACGACCATGACAGTGGACATGACAGTGGTAGCGAGGACACGTGCTATGAAGTCTCCCAGCCCTTCACTCTTCTCACCCTCGGCATGGGTAAACTCTTCATCCCCAAGGCGTCCTCATCCTCTTCTGTTTCCTCAGCAAACGCATCAACTAGCGACCCCAGCAATCGCGTACTTCCCATGCCGCAGCGCCTGGGTATATGCTTGGATTATGAAGCGAGCCGGGTGTATTTTTATGACGCCGACACTATGAGGTGCCTTTATGAGAGGCAGGTGGATTGTTCGGGAACAATGTTTCCAGCTTTTGGCCTCATGGGCAGCGGAAAGGTTCAACTGGAGGAGTTCATCAACGCTAAGAGACTGACCTTCTGA
- the trim36 gene encoding E3 ubiquitin-protein ligase TRIM36 isoform X5 gives MTAEMRRDSSAGVPIKNIERELICPICKELFTHPLILPCQHSVCHKCVRELLMLNHEDSFDAGSECSLPGSPRSRVPSPSMERLDRLVRSGGSRGSISSPGWRRGSVTPRVTTIPCPGCQHDIDLGERGISMLFRNFTLESIVERYRQAARAAIAIMCNTCKPPHQQEATKSCMDCKASYCNECFKLHHPWGTPKAQHEYVGPTTNFRPKVLMCPEHEMEKVNMYCEVCKRPVCHLCKLGGSHANHKVTTMSSAYKILKEKLAKSIHYLISKEDQVRTQITELDLLISQTEENGQLAERRANEHFERLFETLQERKSEMLRSIEQSRNRRLDHLKGQVEEYQGMLENSGLVGYAQEVLKETDQSCFVQTAKQLHVRIQRATESLKTFHPAGDPCFDEFVLDTSREETLLKEMCFGGVPDPPLIDLSQSRVYNEASICWRLSDDHLPTDHHVLEYRRLKGPSQASSQEDGEDGGVWRATDRLYGPSTVVPDLEPNSLYSFRVRSCRNSMFSPYSPEVTFHTPPAPAFGFLFSDKCGFSAERLILNKRRDTVESVAGMAFLLAAERVQTGSYISVDYIIGDIGISQGRHYWAFKVEPHSYMVKVGVASDTKLLEWFHNPRDTSSPRYDHDSGHDSGSEDTCYEVSQPFTLLTLGMGKLFIPKASSSSSVSSANASTSDPSNRVLPMPQRLGICLDYEASRVYFYDADTMRCLYERQVDCSGTMFPAFGLMGSGKVQLEEFINAKRLTF, from the exons ATGACTGCAGAGATGCGGCGAGACAGCAGCGCGGGG GTCCCTATCAAGAACATTGAGAGGGAGCTGATCTGCCCGATCTGTAAGGAGCTCTTCACCCATCCCCTGATCCTGCCCTGCCAGCACAGCGTATGCCACAAGTGTGTCAGGGAGCTGCTGATGTTGAACCACGAGGACTCCTTCGATGCTGGTTCTGAGTGCTCCCTCCCCGGCAGCCCCAGGTCCAGGGTGCCCTCCCCCTCCATGGAGAGGCTGGACAGGCTTGTGCGATCAGGTGGGTCTCGGG GTTCAATCTCATCCCCAGGCTGGCGCAGAGGGTCAGTGACTCCCCGGGTCACCACCATCCCATGCCCGGGCTGCCAGCATGACATTGACCTGGGCGAGCGTGGCATCAGCATGCTGTTCCGAAACTTCACCCTGGAGAGTATTGTGGAGCGCTACCGACAGGCTGCCCGCGCGGCTATCGCAATCATGTGCAACACCTGTAAACCTCCACATCAGCAGGAGGCTACCAAGAGCTGCATGGACTGCAAGGCGAGCTACTGTAATGAGTGTTTCAAGCTGCACCACCCCTGGGGTACGCCCAAAGCCCAGCATGAGTACGTCGGCCCCACCACAAACTTCAGGCCCAAG GTGCTCATGTGTCCGGAGCATGAGATGGAGAAGGTGAACATGTACTGTGAGGTCTGCAAACGACCAGTGTGTCACTTGTGCAAGCTGGGAGGGTCCCATGCCAACCATAAAGTGACCACAATGAGCAGTGCCTACAAGATCCTCAAG gAGAAGCTGGCCAAGAGTATCCATTACCTCATCAGTAAAGAGGACCAGGTCAGGACTCAGATTACTGAGCTTGATCTTCTCATCAGTCAGACTGAG GAAAACGGACAGCTCGCGGAGCGTCGTGCCAATGAGCACTTTGAGCGTCTGTTTGAGACTCTGCAAGAAAGAAAATCTGAAATGCTAAGGTCCATTGAACAGTCTCGTAACCGGCGTCTGGACCACCTGAAAGGCCAG GTGGAGGAGTATCAGGGTATGCTGGAGAACAGTGGTCTAGTGGGATATGCCCAGGAGGTGCTGAAAGAGACTGACCAGTCCTGCTTTGTTCAAACTGCAAAGCAGCTACATGTCAG GATTCAGAGAGCTACAGAGTCTCTGAAGACCTTCCACCCTGCAGGTGACCCCTGTTTTGACGAGTTTGTGCTGGACACGTCCAGAGAAGAGACCCTACTTAAAGAGATGTGCTTCGGCGGAG TTCCAGACCCTCCTCTGATTGACTTGTCCCAGAGCAGAGTCTATAATGAGGCATCAATCTGCTGGAGGCTGTCGGACGACCATCTACCTACAGATCACCATGTGCTTGAATACCGCAG ACTTAAGGGGCCAAGCCAAGCCTCGTCCCAGGAAGATGGTGAGGATGGCGGAGTCTGGAGGGCTACAGACAGGTTGTACGGACCCAGCACTGTGGTGCCGGATCTGGAGCCTAACAGCCTGTACTCCTTCAGAGTTCGAAGCTGCAGGAACTCCATGTTCAGTCCTTACAGCCCTGAGGTCACCTTCCACACGCCACCTGCTCCTG CTTTCGGCTTCCTGTTCAGTGACAAGTGTGGATTCAGCGCGGAGCGGCTCATTCTGAACAAGCGTCGAGACACTGTGGAGAGTGTGGCCGGCATGGCCTTCCTCCTCGCAGCAGAACGTGTGCAGACAGGCAGCTACATCAGCGTAGATTACATAATTGGGGACATCGGTATCTCTCAGGGCAG ACATTATTGGGCCTTTAAGGTGGAACCGCATTCGTACATGGTTAAAGTTGGAGTGGCCTCCGACACCAAGCTTCTTGAATGGTTTCACAATCCGAGAGATACCAGCAGCCCAAG GTACGACCATGACAGTGGACATGACAGTGGTAGCGAGGACACGTGCTATGAAGTCTCCCAGCCCTTCACTCTTCTCACCCTCGGCATGGGTAAACTCTTCATCCCCAAGGCGTCCTCATCCTCTTCTGTTTCCTCAGCAAACGCATCAACTAGCGACCCCAGCAATCGCGTACTTCCCATGCCGCAGCGCCTGGGTATATGCTTGGATTATGAAGCGAGCCGGGTGTATTTTTATGACGCCGACACTATGAGGTGCCTTTATGAGAGGCAGGTGGATTGTTCGGGAACAATGTTTCCAGCTTTTGGCCTCATGGGCAGCGGAAAGGTTCAACTGGAGGAGTTCATCAACGCTAAGAGACTGACCTTCTGA
- the trim36 gene encoding E3 ubiquitin-protein ligase TRIM36 isoform X2, protein MSDSDDMTEFASIVERIERGEVPIKNIERELICPICKELFTHPLILPCQHSVCHKCVRELLMLNHEDSFDAGSECSLPGSPRSRVPSPSMERLDRLVRSGGSRGSISSPGWRRGSVTPRVTTIPCPGCQHDIDLGERGISMLFRNFTLESIVERYRQAARAAIAIMCNTCKPPHQQEATKSCMDCKASYCNECFKLHHPWGTPKAQHEYVGPTTNFRPKVLMCPEHEMEKVNMYCEVCKRPVCHLCKLGGSHANHKVTTMSSAYKILKEKLAKSIHYLISKEDQVRTQITELDLLISQTEENGQLAERRANEHFERLFETLQERKSEMLRSIEQSRNRRLDHLKGQVEEYQGMLENSGLVGYAQEVLKETDQSCFVQTAKQLHVRIQRATESLKTFHPAGDPCFDEFVLDTSREETLLKEMCFGGVPDPPLIDLSQSRVYNEASICWRLSDDHLPTDHHVLEYRRLKGPSQASSQEDGEDGGVWRATDRLYGPSTVVPDLEPNSLYSFRVRSCRNSMFSPYSPEVTFHTPPAPAFGFLFSDKCGFSAERLILNKRRDTVESVAGMAFLLAAERVQTGSYISVDYIIGDIGISQGRHYWAFKVEPHSYMVKVGVASDTKLLEWFHNPRDTSSPRYDHDSGHDSGSEDTCYEVSQPFTLLTLGMGKLFIPKASSSSSVSSANASTSDPSNRVLPMPQRLGICLDYEASRVYFYDADTMRCLYERQVDCSGTMFPAFGLMGSGKVQLEEFINAKRLTF, encoded by the exons GTCCCTATCAAGAACATTGAGAGGGAGCTGATCTGCCCGATCTGTAAGGAGCTCTTCACCCATCCCCTGATCCTGCCCTGCCAGCACAGCGTATGCCACAAGTGTGTCAGGGAGCTGCTGATGTTGAACCACGAGGACTCCTTCGATGCTGGTTCTGAGTGCTCCCTCCCCGGCAGCCCCAGGTCCAGGGTGCCCTCCCCCTCCATGGAGAGGCTGGACAGGCTTGTGCGATCAGGTGGGTCTCGGG GTTCAATCTCATCCCCAGGCTGGCGCAGAGGGTCAGTGACTCCCCGGGTCACCACCATCCCATGCCCGGGCTGCCAGCATGACATTGACCTGGGCGAGCGTGGCATCAGCATGCTGTTCCGAAACTTCACCCTGGAGAGTATTGTGGAGCGCTACCGACAGGCTGCCCGCGCGGCTATCGCAATCATGTGCAACACCTGTAAACCTCCACATCAGCAGGAGGCTACCAAGAGCTGCATGGACTGCAAGGCGAGCTACTGTAATGAGTGTTTCAAGCTGCACCACCCCTGGGGTACGCCCAAAGCCCAGCATGAGTACGTCGGCCCCACCACAAACTTCAGGCCCAAG GTGCTCATGTGTCCGGAGCATGAGATGGAGAAGGTGAACATGTACTGTGAGGTCTGCAAACGACCAGTGTGTCACTTGTGCAAGCTGGGAGGGTCCCATGCCAACCATAAAGTGACCACAATGAGCAGTGCCTACAAGATCCTCAAG gAGAAGCTGGCCAAGAGTATCCATTACCTCATCAGTAAAGAGGACCAGGTCAGGACTCAGATTACTGAGCTTGATCTTCTCATCAGTCAGACTGAG GAAAACGGACAGCTCGCGGAGCGTCGTGCCAATGAGCACTTTGAGCGTCTGTTTGAGACTCTGCAAGAAAGAAAATCTGAAATGCTAAGGTCCATTGAACAGTCTCGTAACCGGCGTCTGGACCACCTGAAAGGCCAG GTGGAGGAGTATCAGGGTATGCTGGAGAACAGTGGTCTAGTGGGATATGCCCAGGAGGTGCTGAAAGAGACTGACCAGTCCTGCTTTGTTCAAACTGCAAAGCAGCTACATGTCAG GATTCAGAGAGCTACAGAGTCTCTGAAGACCTTCCACCCTGCAGGTGACCCCTGTTTTGACGAGTTTGTGCTGGACACGTCCAGAGAAGAGACCCTACTTAAAGAGATGTGCTTCGGCGGAG TTCCAGACCCTCCTCTGATTGACTTGTCCCAGAGCAGAGTCTATAATGAGGCATCAATCTGCTGGAGGCTGTCGGACGACCATCTACCTACAGATCACCATGTGCTTGAATACCGCAG ACTTAAGGGGCCAAGCCAAGCCTCGTCCCAGGAAGATGGTGAGGATGGCGGAGTCTGGAGGGCTACAGACAGGTTGTACGGACCCAGCACTGTGGTGCCGGATCTGGAGCCTAACAGCCTGTACTCCTTCAGAGTTCGAAGCTGCAGGAACTCCATGTTCAGTCCTTACAGCCCTGAGGTCACCTTCCACACGCCACCTGCTCCTG CTTTCGGCTTCCTGTTCAGTGACAAGTGTGGATTCAGCGCGGAGCGGCTCATTCTGAACAAGCGTCGAGACACTGTGGAGAGTGTGGCCGGCATGGCCTTCCTCCTCGCAGCAGAACGTGTGCAGACAGGCAGCTACATCAGCGTAGATTACATAATTGGGGACATCGGTATCTCTCAGGGCAG ACATTATTGGGCCTTTAAGGTGGAACCGCATTCGTACATGGTTAAAGTTGGAGTGGCCTCCGACACCAAGCTTCTTGAATGGTTTCACAATCCGAGAGATACCAGCAGCCCAAG GTACGACCATGACAGTGGACATGACAGTGGTAGCGAGGACACGTGCTATGAAGTCTCCCAGCCCTTCACTCTTCTCACCCTCGGCATGGGTAAACTCTTCATCCCCAAGGCGTCCTCATCCTCTTCTGTTTCCTCAGCAAACGCATCAACTAGCGACCCCAGCAATCGCGTACTTCCCATGCCGCAGCGCCTGGGTATATGCTTGGATTATGAAGCGAGCCGGGTGTATTTTTATGACGCCGACACTATGAGGTGCCTTTATGAGAGGCAGGTGGATTGTTCGGGAACAATGTTTCCAGCTTTTGGCCTCATGGGCAGCGGAAAGGTTCAACTGGAGGAGTTCATCAACGCTAAGAGACTGACCTTCTGA
- the trim36 gene encoding E3 ubiquitin-protein ligase TRIM36 isoform X3: MTAEMRRDSSAGVPIKNIERELICPICKELFTHPLILPCQHSVCHKCVRELLMLNHEDSFDAGSECSLPGSPRSRVPSPSMERLDRLVRSATVRRSFGSRGSISSPGWRRGSVTPRVTTIPCPGCQHDIDLGERGISMLFRNFTLESIVERYRQAARAAIAIMCNTCKPPHQQEATKSCMDCKASYCNECFKLHHPWGTPKAQHEYVGPTTNFRPKVLMCPEHEMEKVNMYCEVCKRPVCHLCKLGGSHANHKVTTMSSAYKILKEKLAKSIHYLISKEDQVRTQITELDLLISQTEENGQLAERRANEHFERLFETLQERKSEMLRSIEQSRNRRLDHLKGQVEEYQGMLENSGLVGYAQEVLKETDQSCFVQTAKQLHVRIQRATESLKTFHPAGDPCFDEFVLDTSREETLLKEMCFGGVPDPPLIDLSQSRVYNEASICWRLSDDHLPTDHHVLEYRRLKGPSQASSQEDGEDGGVWRATDRLYGPSTVVPDLEPNSLYSFRVRSCRNSMFSPYSPEVTFHTPPAPAFGFLFSDKCGFSAERLILNKRRDTVESVAGMAFLLAAERVQTGSYISVDYIIGDIGISQGRHYWAFKVEPHSYMVKVGVASDTKLLEWFHNPRDTSSPRYDHDSGHDSGSEDTCYEVSQPFTLLTLGMGKLFIPKASSSSSVSSANASTSDPSNRVLPMPQRLGICLDYEASRVYFYDADTMRCLYERQVDCSGTMFPAFGLMGSGKVQLEEFINAKRLTF; encoded by the exons ATGACTGCAGAGATGCGGCGAGACAGCAGCGCGGGG GTCCCTATCAAGAACATTGAGAGGGAGCTGATCTGCCCGATCTGTAAGGAGCTCTTCACCCATCCCCTGATCCTGCCCTGCCAGCACAGCGTATGCCACAAGTGTGTCAGGGAGCTGCTGATGTTGAACCACGAGGACTCCTTCGATGCTGGTTCTGAGTGCTCCCTCCCCGGCAGCCCCAGGTCCAGGGTGCCCTCCCCCTCCATGGAGAGGCTGGACAGGCTTGTGCGATCAG CCACAGTGCGAAGGTCGTTTGGAAGTCGAG GTTCAATCTCATCCCCAGGCTGGCGCAGAGGGTCAGTGACTCCCCGGGTCACCACCATCCCATGCCCGGGCTGCCAGCATGACATTGACCTGGGCGAGCGTGGCATCAGCATGCTGTTCCGAAACTTCACCCTGGAGAGTATTGTGGAGCGCTACCGACAGGCTGCCCGCGCGGCTATCGCAATCATGTGCAACACCTGTAAACCTCCACATCAGCAGGAGGCTACCAAGAGCTGCATGGACTGCAAGGCGAGCTACTGTAATGAGTGTTTCAAGCTGCACCACCCCTGGGGTACGCCCAAAGCCCAGCATGAGTACGTCGGCCCCACCACAAACTTCAGGCCCAAG GTGCTCATGTGTCCGGAGCATGAGATGGAGAAGGTGAACATGTACTGTGAGGTCTGCAAACGACCAGTGTGTCACTTGTGCAAGCTGGGAGGGTCCCATGCCAACCATAAAGTGACCACAATGAGCAGTGCCTACAAGATCCTCAAG gAGAAGCTGGCCAAGAGTATCCATTACCTCATCAGTAAAGAGGACCAGGTCAGGACTCAGATTACTGAGCTTGATCTTCTCATCAGTCAGACTGAG GAAAACGGACAGCTCGCGGAGCGTCGTGCCAATGAGCACTTTGAGCGTCTGTTTGAGACTCTGCAAGAAAGAAAATCTGAAATGCTAAGGTCCATTGAACAGTCTCGTAACCGGCGTCTGGACCACCTGAAAGGCCAG GTGGAGGAGTATCAGGGTATGCTGGAGAACAGTGGTCTAGTGGGATATGCCCAGGAGGTGCTGAAAGAGACTGACCAGTCCTGCTTTGTTCAAACTGCAAAGCAGCTACATGTCAG GATTCAGAGAGCTACAGAGTCTCTGAAGACCTTCCACCCTGCAGGTGACCCCTGTTTTGACGAGTTTGTGCTGGACACGTCCAGAGAAGAGACCCTACTTAAAGAGATGTGCTTCGGCGGAG TTCCAGACCCTCCTCTGATTGACTTGTCCCAGAGCAGAGTCTATAATGAGGCATCAATCTGCTGGAGGCTGTCGGACGACCATCTACCTACAGATCACCATGTGCTTGAATACCGCAG ACTTAAGGGGCCAAGCCAAGCCTCGTCCCAGGAAGATGGTGAGGATGGCGGAGTCTGGAGGGCTACAGACAGGTTGTACGGACCCAGCACTGTGGTGCCGGATCTGGAGCCTAACAGCCTGTACTCCTTCAGAGTTCGAAGCTGCAGGAACTCCATGTTCAGTCCTTACAGCCCTGAGGTCACCTTCCACACGCCACCTGCTCCTG CTTTCGGCTTCCTGTTCAGTGACAAGTGTGGATTCAGCGCGGAGCGGCTCATTCTGAACAAGCGTCGAGACACTGTGGAGAGTGTGGCCGGCATGGCCTTCCTCCTCGCAGCAGAACGTGTGCAGACAGGCAGCTACATCAGCGTAGATTACATAATTGGGGACATCGGTATCTCTCAGGGCAG ACATTATTGGGCCTTTAAGGTGGAACCGCATTCGTACATGGTTAAAGTTGGAGTGGCCTCCGACACCAAGCTTCTTGAATGGTTTCACAATCCGAGAGATACCAGCAGCCCAAG GTACGACCATGACAGTGGACATGACAGTGGTAGCGAGGACACGTGCTATGAAGTCTCCCAGCCCTTCACTCTTCTCACCCTCGGCATGGGTAAACTCTTCATCCCCAAGGCGTCCTCATCCTCTTCTGTTTCCTCAGCAAACGCATCAACTAGCGACCCCAGCAATCGCGTACTTCCCATGCCGCAGCGCCTGGGTATATGCTTGGATTATGAAGCGAGCCGGGTGTATTTTTATGACGCCGACACTATGAGGTGCCTTTATGAGAGGCAGGTGGATTGTTCGGGAACAATGTTTCCAGCTTTTGGCCTCATGGGCAGCGGAAAGGTTCAACTGGAGGAGTTCATCAACGCTAAGAGACTGACCTTCTGA